Within Triticum dicoccoides isolate Atlit2015 ecotype Zavitan chromosome 1B, WEW_v2.0, whole genome shotgun sequence, the genomic segment GAGAAATGATGGTGATAAAAAATtctccctccgatccataataagtgtcaTGGTTTAGCTCAAATGTATAATACATATATGACAACTAATTATTAGTGGAATTACCTTTCACTACCCAAAAACTAGGACCAACTATAAATCCTCTTTGCCAAATATGATTTTAGCTATATGACAACGGCGAGGGGCCCTTACCAAGCAGATCATGCAACTTTTAAATTTGGTCAACACAACATATTATCAATAGTGAATTTCCATGAATTTTGACAGTGGCATACATCTTAATTATTATTTTAGAAGAATCTTAATTAATTATATAATTATTTGAGTACCGATGTAGTACATGTGCGCACCAACACGTTCGGATTGTTTAACTAGAGAATATGTTGGATTAATTTATGTTTAGTACGCTCGTGCGGGCATCCGGATCTACCAAGGACAAGGTCCACTGATGGCTACTGATGATCTCCTAACTAATTGTTTGGACATGGTCTACTCACAATTTGGTTACTAATCCTTTTCTCCCCAGACCCGGTCTACTGACGGCTACCAATCTCATCTTCTCCATTGTTATTTTTCTGTTAAAGCTATGGAGCCAAGCATATATAATAATATCAGTTCAGAAGATAACGTGTAcgatgttattttcatgcattttagaCGACCTACTCTATGTCACCTAGTCAACGCGCTTACACCCGATGATCCTTTAACACATCCATCGCCTATATATGTCGACACACTGGTATCAATGATCTCACAACACCATCCATCCTGCAGCCATTTCTCTCATTTGCTTCCTTGGAGCTTGTGATCATTAGTTGATCAGACAACATAACCAATATTCTCCCTAGCGCTAACTTCCATCCCCCATCATATTTTCAGTTAGTACTACTAAGTCAGCAAGCTAGTAGATCCATATTTAATCCATGAAGACCAAAGCTCTTATTCTGATCACCGTGGCCATGACCATGCTTGGGATGGCACTCGGTGCCAGCCACACCGTAGGCGCACCGCACGGGTCATGGGACATTCAGACCAACTACTCTCAGTGGGTTTCGAGAATCAGATTCACCACCGGCGATGAGCTCAAGTTCCAGTACTCCGCCGCCGTGCACAACGTGGTGGAGGTGAGCAAAACGGGGTATGACTCCTGCAACGGCTCCAGCCCCATATCGACTTTCCCGACCGGTAATGATGTTGTTCCGCTAGCCACCGCCGGGACCCGGTATTTCATCTGTGGCGTCTCCGGGCACTGCAACGCCGGCATGAAGGTCGAGGTCAACGTCTAGTCGAAAGAAGTGCGGACTGTGCAACGGTGCCGACGGACAGGGAACCGGCGTCGCTGCCAGTCCGAGACGGTATTAAACTCAGCTACGTCGGCTGGCGTTGATCAGTCTACGGTGGCCCGACTCGGTCTGATAGTTGTTGCGGATGGTCTTATGTTGTTCTTTTAGAGTGAACGATGATTGTGGTCCTTTTTTCCTTGTTCGGTCGTAGGATGGTCCCTTTGTGTATTAAATTCAATTCTTTTGTTAATTTtaattgcattcattataattggattCAACATATCTTCTTTGCAAAAGCCCAAATAATAACCAAGCGTGTAACCatgaaataaatttatcaaagatgTGTTGAGTGCAATGCATTacatccatcctttatatacaacaTAAATTCAGGCAGAGCTAAACTCATCTAGATAAGTAACATGATTTTTAAGGCGAAACAGTGGGGTAAACACCCActgcaacattttatattattaggAAGTGTATGTACACACTGGTTTGAGATGAGCCTGAAAAGAAGATAAATGAAGAAAACAAACCCTAACAAACTGagccaaaaaaagaagaaatagAAATTACAAGGCTTCAGCTCGTCAAGCTTTGAAAGCATTTCCATATTTCGTTTTCATCTTGTGTCCTAAAATCAACTCGCCAAGAAATAGAAATTACAAGAGTTCAGATCGCCAAGCCCTTGTTCATCCTGTTACCATCAAGCTAACATCATCAGCTCGGGACCCCTTACCCCAGATCCGCCGGATTTAACCCCAACACGGGCTACGTGGCTTTGCTATCTAGGGAGCGACGTGGTGGCGGGTGTTGACGGTGTACCTTGGCCCTGTGAAGGTGCACGGTGATGGGTGATCTTGGCATAGCAGGCGACTTCGATGGAAGCTTTGCCCTGATCTGGATTTGGTGCTCCCATTCCGTCGTGGTGGGGTCCCCGTTAGAGCTTCCTCGATGTGGTGGGAGCTGTGGTCGAGCGAAAGCTTTGCGCTCCGGTGCCGGCGGCGACAAGGCCTGCGGGTGTTGTATTCCTCTTGGGGCATCGCCTTGGACCTCTCCTTGCCGTCCAACTCTCAGGGTGAAACCTTTCTTAGCTTCGGCTGATGCGGCGGCGGTGATGCTTCGTGTCGTTACCCTCCTGGGGGCGTCGCTGGTGAGGGTGGGTCTTCCTCTTGCACGGTGGTGGGTTTCATGTGCTTCTTCTCGGCTGCTAGCTCGAGGAGTTTAGGTGCACTTAGTGTGTTTTTAGTGTTCTTGGCTAATATTACCGATTTTCTTTAGATCAGCTTATGAGGTTCTCCTCAATGCCTTGTATTGGGTCATTTTGTATTGGTTTGGTTGTTTATGCCTTTATCTATAAAGGAGGCGAAAACTTGTTTCGAGAGAGAGAATGATTCGTGAAACAACTGTCCTTGATGGCCTATTACAATGGCATGCATGGTGACCGATCTTGACCAAATTCAGTCGACCAACGCCTATTACTACCCTTCTTGTATTTGTTATCCTGCCTTCTATACAATAAAGCTATGATACGTAATTTGTGTACTCTTGAGAACAGATGATtacattttattttctattttttacagTGGCATACATCTTAATAAATCAATTATCGTGCGGTAGAAATATGCACGCGCGCACCAATACGTTCATAATGTTAATCAAAAATTAAGCTCAAATAATTAATGTTTAGCACGCTCGGGCACCGGATTGATAGCAGCCAGACCCAATCTACGAATTCCATCGTCACCATTATTAGATTATCATAGTATAATAGGCGAGCAAAGCATGCACGCACCAACATGTATTTAAATTCATCTGGGGGTACTATTACTCATATTCATGCCTCTTAGACCTACCATACCTCATCTGGTCAACACGCTCTCACCGGGTGATCCTACCTTGAACCAATCCATCGCCTATATATTTTGACGTAGTGGCATCAACGATCTTACAACACATTCCATCATGCAACCATTTCTCTCTGCAACTTCCTTGGATCCTATCAAATTTCTCTCTAGTGCTAACTTCTAGCTCCGATCTTTTCAGTTAGCTAATCGGTCGACATTTAATCCATGGGGGCTAAAGTTCTTATCCTGATCACCGTGGCCGTGGCCATGCTCGGGATGGTGCTCGGCGCCAGTCACACGGTGGGCGCGCCGGCCGGATCATGGGACCTGCAGACCAACTACACCCTGTGGGCTTCGAGAACTAGATTTACCATCGGCGATGAGCTCCAGTTTCAGTACTCCACCACCGTGCACAATGTGGTGGAGGTGAGAAAGGCTGGGTATGACGCCTGCAACAGCTCCAGCCCCATCGCGACGTTCCTGACCGGCAACGATGTCGTCCCACTTGCGGCCATTGGGACGCGGTACTTCATTTGCGGCGTTCCAGGGCATTGCATCGCCGGTATGAAGGTTCAAGTCAACGTGAAGTCGAAGGCAGTGCGGACAGTACAACGGTGCCGAGGGACGGGAAAGCGGCTGCGGTGCCAGTACGAGACTGTATTAAGCTCGGACACGGCGGCTGGCATTGATCAGTCTGCGGTGGCGCGGCTAGGTCTGGCCATTGTCGCGACTGGTCTCATTTTGTTCTTTTAGTGACCGACGATTGTGGTGCTTTTTCTTCTTGACGCGCTCGTGCATGCTTATTTGTGTATTGTAAATCAGTTCTTTTGTTAAATGTAATGTTTTCATTATAATTGGATTTAACATATCTTCTTGCAAAACCGAACTATAATCAAGTGTTCATAATCATGGAATAAATAAAGCGTTGTGCTAGGTGCCATTCGGCAGGCCCAAATTTTGGTCGCCCGCGCACTAGTCATCAGATGCAAGTTGCGTAGGCCGGCTGATTTGGCTGCTCAGCTCCTTCCTCCCCACACCTTGCGCAGCCTCGCCCAACACCCTTCCCTCGCGCAGCTTGCCAGTGCCCCCGCCCCTCCCCCGACAACATCGCACCTCCTGTCGTGCAGGTCCCTAGCACcgcgccacgctggagaggtgcagTATCAATGGTTTATGCCGCTCTGATCCTCGCAATAGACACTGGCACTAGTTCCAGCAAAAACTCTCTCTGGTTCCAGCATTTGCATGCGCTGGGTGTAACATCTCGCCGGCAAGCCGGTGCTCACCGTCGCTGATTCCAGCATCTACAGTCTCTGGTTCCAGCAAATGCGCGAGCCGATTCCAGCAAAAGGACTTCACCTGTGGCCCGTCGGTTCCAGCAAAAATGCGCAGCTCGTGGTCACCACCAGCGTAGCTACTCTGATGACTCTTGCAACTTTTTTGCCGGCGGGTCCCAGCACCTCGCCATGCCGCTAGAAGCATGCCTCCATTCGGCGTCGGTCGGCGCCGTTGTAGCTCGCGGGAACCATGGTATCATGGTTGTTGAGGTTTCACAGCTTTTCTCCTGCCCCATTCGAGCATCCACACATGTCAACTCCAGCAAAAAAGATGACCGGATGCAGCATCTATTGCTGTTGGGTCCCTGGCATGCACCACGGCTGGTTCCTGTGtcctcactgttggggaacgttgcagaaaataaaaaaaattctacggtttcaccaagatcaatctatgagttcatctagcaaggagagagaggagtgcatctacacacccttgtagatcgagtggaagcgttcaagagaacggggttgagggagtcgtactcgtcgtgatccaaatcaccggagatcctagcgccgaacggacggcacctccgcgttcaacacacgtacggtcagcgtgacgtcttctccttcttgatccagcaagggggaaggagaggttgatgaagatccagcagcacgacggcgtggtggtggatgcagcagggatcccggcagggctacgccaagcgtctgcgggagggagaggtgtagcaagggggaagggaggc encodes:
- the LOC119308867 gene encoding uclacyanin 1-like, producing MGAKVLILITVAVAMLGMVLGASHTVGAPAGSWDLQTNYTLWASRTRFTIGDELQFQYSTTVHNVVEVRKAGYDACNSSSPIATFLTGNDVVPLAAIGTRYFICGVPGHCIAGMKVQVNVKSKAVRTVQRCRGTGKRLRCQYETVLSSDTAAGIDQSAVARLALNCHLRRKCYNHSRPYLVYLMIVFGRKYQVEANVPKLDDKGEAPYPADYATFEFGQHNILSIVNLHEF